ATACGAGGATACATCCGGCATAAAGCCCGGAGAGCCCGTGGTGAACACTGGAATGTCCCTTTCGGTAGAACTTGGCCCAGGTTTATTAGAAAGTATTTATGATGGAATTCAGAGACCTCTGAAAGTCCTCCAGGAAAAAATGGGAGACTTCATTGAAAGAGGTGTCACCGCAAACGGTCTTGACCGTGAAAGAGTATGGGAGTTCAAGCCAACGGTATCAAGCGGCGACTCCGTAAAAGGCGGCGAAACAATTGGTGTAGTACAGGAAACAGAGAACATTGAGCACAAGATCATGGTGCCACCAAATGTTTCCGGTACTGTTGAAGAGATAAAATCAGGTAAGTTCAAGGTAGAAGATACCATATGCGTGCTCTCAGACGGTACGGAACTTTCCATGATGCAGAAGTGGCCGGTAAGATTGCCACGTCCTGTAAACAATAAATTCATTCCGAGAAGACCTCTTATTACAGGTCAGAGAATCCTTGATGGTCTCTTCCCTGTTGCAAAGGGCGGTACAGCAGCTATCCCGGGACCATTCGGTTCAGGAAAGACTGTTACCCAGCAGCAGCTTGCAAAATGGAGTGACACTGACATAGTGGTTTACATCGGATGTGGAGAGCGTGGAAACGAGATGGCTGACGTACTGAACGAGTTCCCGGAACTCCAGGACCCAAAGACCGGTCGTCCGCTCATGGAACGTACAGTCCTTATCGCAAACACATCAAACATGCCTGTAGCTGCCCGTGAGGCATCTGTTTATACAGGAATCACAATCGCAGAATATTACCGTGACATGGGATACGATGTATCACTCATGGCTGACTCATCATCCAGATGGGCAGAAGCAATGAGGGAAATCTCATCCAGGCTTGAAGAAATGCCTGGTGAGGAAGGTTATCCTGCATACCTGTCAGCAAGGCTCTCAGAGTTCTACGAGCGTGCAGGTGCGGTAAAATCACTCTCAGGAGAGAATGGTTCAATCACAGTTATCGGAGCAGTATCCCCACCTGGTGGTGACTTCTCAGAGCCTGTCACACAGAACACACTCCGTATCGTAAAAGTGTTCTGGGCGCTTGATGCAAAGCTTGCACAGAAGAGGCACTTCCCATCAATTAACTGGCTTACAAGTTACAGTCTGTACACCCAGGGTCTTACTGACTGGTTTGAAGAGAATGTC
The window above is part of the Methanolobus zinderi genome. Proteins encoded here:
- a CDS encoding ATP synthase subunit A encodes the protein MEMKGEIYRVAGPVVTITGIKPKMYDVVHVGHEGLMGEVIRIEGEKATVQVYEDTSGIKPGEPVVNTGMSLSVELGPGLLESIYDGIQRPLKVLQEKMGDFIERGVTANGLDRERVWEFKPTVSSGDSVKGGETIGVVQETENIEHKIMVPPNVSGTVEEIKSGKFKVEDTICVLSDGTELSMMQKWPVRLPRPVNNKFIPRRPLITGQRILDGLFPVAKGGTAAIPGPFGSGKTVTQQQLAKWSDTDIVVYIGCGERGNEMADVLNEFPELQDPKTGRPLMERTVLIANTSNMPVAAREASVYTGITIAEYYRDMGYDVSLMADSSSRWAEAMREISSRLEEMPGEEGYPAYLSARLSEFYERAGAVKSLSGENGSITVIGAVSPPGGDFSEPVTQNTLRIVKVFWALDAKLAQKRHFPSINWLTSYSLYTQGLTDWFEENVAPDWVSLRDNAMDLLQEESELQEIVQLVGSDALPENQQLVLEICRMLREYFLQQNAFHPVDTYCSFDKQYKLLKAISKYGDMAEAALESGVPMKDILALESKDELAKVKFEEDFDSALNTVLDKMDKEFAALGGN